A region of the Aethina tumida isolate Nest 87 chromosome 3, icAetTumi1.1, whole genome shotgun sequence genome:
taatatttaaatttaacaaaaaaaaataatatattttgaaacaaaatattaatcagtttctaaaatattatcctgtgataacaaattaaaaatttggggtTTTTCGTTATCAAAACTctatgaaattgtttttgtaaattacatagattttttttaatattgcatCATACACCCACGATAGATTAAAACAGATTAAATAACGTTACACTTTTTTGAAACTATTAGatacatatttgaaaatacttttacaaattatttggaataataaaaataaatatattgtttcggCTTCATCGATTTGAAGATAATCTTGATATTTTTCTACGTATATAACTTAAAAACCAAATAAGAtcataatcatttaaaaatgaagcCTCTGATCATTGTAATAATTGCATCCCTTCAATCAATAATTGGTAAGTAAAACTTCAATATGTATAACCTTAACAAATGTACGTATGTGCATATTAAAGCCACCCCCTTAACCGATGGAAGAATCGTTGGTGGAAAAGACGCCGACATTGCCGACTACCCTTATCAAATCTCCTTGGAATACTACGGAAGCCACATCTGTGGTGGCAGCATCATCGCCACCAGATGGGTGGTGACAGCAGCTCACTGCACCAACGGGTAAATTCCCCTAATACAcattaacacaaataaataaataaatatacatatttccaGATTGTCAGCAACTTTATTGTCAGTCAGGGCGGGCACGTCAATTCTAGGAACTGGCGGCCAGGTTGTCAAAGTTAAACAGATACATCAGCACCCTCAATTCAGTACTGTAACCATTGATTACGACCTCACAGTGCTGGAACTGGACAGCGATTTGACTGTTGACAACGCCAAACCAATTCCTCTAATTAACTTAGATGAGCACGTTGGGCCAGGCTCAAATGCCTCCGTTACTGGATGGGGCTACATAGCCGAAGGGGGCACTGTCTCCAAACAGCTTCAGGTTGTGAACGTACCAGTTCTCCCACAATTTATTTGTAGCCTTTTCTATGGGGAGTCTTTGATCACCGACAGGATGATGTGCGCAGGCTTGGTGGAAGGGGGAAAGGATGCTTGTCACGGAGACTCGGGTGGGCCGATGGTTGTCGATGGTGTTCTGGTTGGCGTCGTCTCTTGGGGACATGGGTGCGCCCGTCCTCTTTATCCTGgagtttattctaaaatttccgCCATcagaacatttatttatgacatAGCTGGATTTTGAAGTTTTTCAAACCTTGAATTTATAAtgcaatattgaaatatataaccaaaatattaagttaattgtATTACTgagtaattttagtttagattACCTTACCTAGAATACTtatcaaaatgttttcaaGGTCATAGTTTAGggataatatcaaaaataaatttttatcagcaGACTAAACTTAAGAGACTT
Encoded here:
- the LOC109606597 gene encoding trypsin-2-like translates to MKPLIIVIIASLQSIIATPLTDGRIVGGKDADIADYPYQISLEYYGSHICGGSIIATRWVVTAAHCTNGLSATLLSVRAGTSILGTGGQVVKVKQIHQHPQFSTVTIDYDLTVLELDSDLTVDNAKPIPLINLDEHVGPGSNASVTGWGYIAEGGTVSKQLQVVNVPVLPQFICSLFYGESLITDRMMCAGLVEGGKDACHGDSGGPMVVDGVLVGVVSWGHGCARPLYPGVYSKISAIRTFIYDIAGF